In Erigeron canadensis isolate Cc75 chromosome 7, C_canadensis_v1, whole genome shotgun sequence, one DNA window encodes the following:
- the LOC122606701 gene encoding disease resistance protein Roq1-like isoform X2 gives MASSSSSSHSDHAFSRTWWKYDVFLSFRGEDTRKTFVDHLYNAIAHRLIRTYKDDEELPRGDSIGSSLRMAIEESQIAVIVFSKNYADSSWCLNELVYIMKCRDERGLIVMPIFYDVDPSEVRNQKGKFGEAFAKQVAKNITKAELWRKALDEATNIAGWELKHIAGGHESKAIKQIVDRVQEILFSSISNVDEELVGMRARFQDLMTHLEIDSVGVRMVGLWGIGGGGKTTLAFSLYTEISRHFKGHCFIANIREQSKHGLETLQQKLLSTVFKTQIAVQSVEEGKCIIKSMSCNNKVLVFLDDVDDLDQLQALAGSHNWFGVGSRIIITTRDEHVLTAHRVDHISPVKLLSDEEAILLLYKHAYNEKKPLKDYETLSLRVVSYAAGLPLALKVLGSFLFDKDKNEWVSALAKLKDIPNLEVMDILRISYDGLETLHKELFLDIACFFRWKNIDDAMEILDACGFHPIIGIKVLRQKALITIDDYGRFDMHDLVQEMGHYIVRREHPNNPEKHSRVWKHEEISNMCLGDSIYQENHKIEVIETSSYFPRSSTIISNMRKLRWLNMLFGGDAEGPNFLSNEMRYLYWERYPATPFPNSFQASKLVVLKLWKSLQKELWNANYKCLPHLKVLEFCYMKNLVSTPDFDGLPCLQKLTIRMCDEIEEIHPSLGNHRCLQYISVKDCDKLRRFPTIFHMEKLKTLKMRDCDALELPEIQGNLKSIETLSLSRFPIEIQARPTPILRMLGLINLRMLRVDGWSLKDEEIPSDISELCNLEELNLSWNDFSHLGFSLSQLTRLKILKLCGCSCLVELPELPSSVAVLQASWCESLTTIGNNCDTDFKWLRQVSLIRGGIVNDAGRLLVSIIQGRGIQSHCMVLQVEGIEIPKKLLDWLVSGNTCTLQLPENWYNDFCGFIMCAVSPHYYLNVQITMKQVVGNEMGTDSQYEYVAWEKSNDDRRTFVGYVSFGLLKNTSWWDETSKTLSFLFNELKTPCSGFGFELVPKRSGMAPTEASTNSPHFKILHDSASTIEIFLSMC, from the exons ATGGCATCTTCATCGTCCTCTTCTCATTCTGACCACGCTTTTTCTCGGACATGGTGGAAATACGATGTATTTCTTAGTTTTAGAGGAGAAGACACCCGCAAAACCTTTGTAGATCATCTTTACAATGCTATCGCTCATCGTCTAATACGTACTTACAAGGATGATGAAGAACTTCCCAGGGGTGATTCCATCGGTTCATCTTTGCGTATGGCTATAGAAGAATCACAGATTGCAGTCATAGTGTTCTCCAAAAACTATGCAGACTCTTCATGGTGTTTGAATGAACTtgtatatattatgaaatgtaGGGATGAGAGAGGACTCATCGTTATGCCCATATTCTACGATGTGGATCCTTCGGAAGTGAGGAATCAAAAAGGAAAATTTGGAGAAGCGTTTGCTAAACAAGTGGCGAAGAACATCACCAAAGCTGAATTATGGAGGAAAGCACTTGATGAAGCTACTAACATTGCTGGATGGGAACTCAAGCACATTGCAGGCGG CCATGAATCAAAAGCCATCAAACAGATTGTTGATAGAGTTCAAGAAATATTGTTTTCTTCAATATCAAATGTTGATGAAGAGCTTGTTGGAATGAGGGCTCGCTTTCAAGATTTGATGACACATCTAGAAATCGACTCAGTTGGTGTGCGTATGGTTGGGCTATGGGGGATTGGAGGTGGTGGTAAGACTACTCTTGCGTTTTCTCTTTATACTGAAATCTCTCGCCATTTTAAAGGTCATTGCTTTATTGCCAATATTCGTGAACAAAGCAAACATGGTCTAGAAACCCTGCAACAAAAACTTTTATCCACAGTTTTCAAAACACAAATAGCAGTGCAGAGTGTTGAAGAAGGAAAATGCATCATAAAGAGTATGTCATGTAATAATAAAGTGTTAGTTTTTCTTGATGATGTCGATGATCTTGACCAGCTACAAGCATTGGCTGGATCACATAATTGGTTTGGTGTTGGAAGCCGAATAATTATCACAACGAGAGATGAACATGTGTTAACAGCTCACAGGGTAGACCACATTTCCCCTGTTAAATTATTATCAGATGAAGAGGCTATCCTGCTACTTTATAAGCATGCATATAATGAAAAAAAGCCTCTAAAAGATTACGAGACACTTTCACTACGTGTGGTATCTTATGCTGCTGGGCTCCCATTAGCACTTAAAGTCTTAGGTTCCTTTCTATTCGACAAAGACAAGAATGAGTGGGTAAGTGCCTTAGCAAAGTTAAAAGATATCCCAAATCTTGAGGTCATGGATATATTAAGAATTAGTTATGATGGACTTGAAACTCTCCACAAAGAGTTATTCTTGGATATCGCATGTTTCTTCAGGTGGAAAAACATAGATGATGCAATGGAGATTCTCGACGCCTGTGGTTTTCATCCCATTATAGGGATAAAGGTATTGAGACAAAAAGCTCTTATAACAATTGATGATTATGGTAGGTTTGATATGCATGATCTGGTTCAAGAAATGGGACACTACATTGTTAGACGGGAACATCCTAACAATCCTGAAAAACATAGTAGAGTTTGGAAACATGAGGAAATCTCTAACATGTGTCTTGGGGATTCAATTTATCAG GAAAATCATAAAATTGAAGTCATAGAAACTTCTAGTTATTTTCCACGCTCTAGTACGATCATTTCAAACATGAGGAAACTAAGGTGGCTTAATATGTTGTTTGGCGGTGATGCTGAAGGGCCTAATTTTTTATCAAATGAGATGAGGTATCTTTATTGGGAAAGGTATCCAGCAACTCCATTTCCAAACAGTTTCCAAGCATCGAAGCTTGTTGTTCTAAAATTGTGGAAGAGCTTACAAAAAGAACTTTGGAATGCTAATTATAAG TGCCTACCACATTTGAAAGTGCTTGAATTCTGCTATATGAAAAACCTAGTCAGTACACCAGATTTTGATGGACTCCCGTGTCTTCAAAAGCTCACAATCAGGATGTGTGATGAGATAGAAGAGATTCACCCGTCACTTGGAAATCACAGATGCCTTCAATACATAAGTGTAAAAGATTGTGATAAGCTTAGAAGGTTTCCAACAATTTTCCACATGGAAAAACTCAAGACTTTAAAGATGAGGGATTGTGATGCTCTTGAGTTACCGGAAATCCAAGGAAACTTGAAAAGCATAGAAACGTTGTCTTTAAGTAGGTTCCCCATAGAAATTCAAGCTCGGCCTACACCTATCTTACGAATGTTAGGTCTCATCAATTTACGGATGTTGCGTGTCGATGGCTGGAGTTTGAAAGATGAAGAAATTCCCTCTGACATTAGTGAGTTATGCAACTTAGAAGAGCTCAATCTTAGTTGGAATGATTTTTCACATTTAGGTTTCAGCCTATCACAACTTACTCGGCTAAAAATCCTCAAACTGTGCGGATGCAGTTGTCTTGTTGAATTGCCTGAGCTCCCATCAAGTGTGGCTGTGCTACAAGCAAGCTGGTGTGAATCACTTACAACTATTGGAAATAACTGTGACACAGATTTTAAATGGTTACGCCAAGTCTCACTTATCAGAGGGGGTATTGTAAATGATGCCGGCAGATTACTAGTATCCATAATTCAG GGAAGGGGTATTCAAAGTCACTGTATGGTTCTCCAAGTTGAAGGCATTGAGATTCCAAAGAAGTTGTTAGATTGGCTTGTTAGCGGAAATACATGTACGCTTCAACTTCCAGAGAATTGGTACAATGATTTCTGTGGATTCATAATGTGTGCTGTTTCGCCGCATTACTACCTTAACGTGCAGATAACAATGAAGCAGGTGGTGGGTAATGAGATGGGTACGGATTCTCAATATGAATATGTGGCTTGGGAGAAGAGCAATGATGATAGAAGAACATTCGTGGGATATGTTTCATTTGGTTTATTGAAAAATACCTCGTGGTGGGATGAAACTTCCAAGACTCTTTcgtttttgtttaatgaattgAAAACACCGTGTAGTGGGTTTGGATTTGAACTTGTTCCCAAGAGAAGTGGAATGGCTCCAACCGAAGCATCAACAAATTCTCCTCACTTTAAGATTTTACATGACTCGGCTTCTACTATAGAAATTTTCTTAAGTATGTGTtag
- the LOC122606701 gene encoding disease resistance protein Roq1-like isoform X3 yields MLAQILLEIHNTHHYLSFFRLIRKAIMEGKFEELRQKFIDSRRDHLLAASPIVFELKMPVSFRGEDTRKTFVDHLYNAIAHRLIRTYKDDEELPRGDSIGSSLRMAIEESQIAVIVFSKNYADSSWCLNELVYIMKCRDERGLIVMPIFYDVDPSEVRNQKGKFGEAFAKQVAKNITKAELWRKALDEATNIAGWELKHIAGGHESKAIKQIVDRVQEILFSSISNVDEELVGMRARFQDLMTHLEIDSVGVRMVGLWGIGGGGKTTLAFSLYTEISRHFKGHCFIANIREQSKHGLETLQQKLLSTVFKTQIAVQSVEEGKCIIKSMSCNNKVLVFLDDVDDLDQLQALAGSHNWFGVGSRIIITTRDEHVLTAHRVDHISPVKLLSDEEAILLLYKHAYNEKKPLKDYETLSLRVVSYAAGLPLALKVLGSFLFDKDKNEWVSALAKLKDIPNLEVMDILRISYDGLETLHKELFLDIACFFRWKNIDDAMEILDACGFHPIIGIKVLRQKALITIDDYGRFDMHDLVQEMGHYIVRREHPNNPEKHSRVWKHEEISNMCLGDSIYQENHKIEVIETSSYFPRSSTIISNMRKLRWLNMLFGGDAEGPNFLSNEMRYLYWERYPATPFPNSFQASKLVVLKLWKSLQKELWNANYKCLPHLKVLEFCYMKNLVSTPDFDGLPCLQKLTIRMCDEIEEIHPSLGNHRCLQYISVKDCDKLRRFPTIFHMEKLKTLKMRDCDALELPEIQGNLKSIETLSLSRFPIEIQARPTPILRMLGLINLRMLRVDGWSLKDEEIPSDIIVLLNCLSSHQVWLCYKQAGVNHLQLLEITVTQILNGYAKSHLSEGVL; encoded by the exons ATGCTGGCTCAGATTTTACTTGAAAT ACATAACACACACCACTATTTATCATTCTTTCGCTTAATCAGAAAAGCAATTATGGAAGGAAAATTCGAGGAATTGAGGCAGAAATTCATCGACAGTAGGCGTGATCATCTGTTGGCAGCTTCACCGATTGTTTTTGAGCTAAAAATGCCAGTAAG TTTTAGAGGAGAAGACACCCGCAAAACCTTTGTAGATCATCTTTACAATGCTATCGCTCATCGTCTAATACGTACTTACAAGGATGATGAAGAACTTCCCAGGGGTGATTCCATCGGTTCATCTTTGCGTATGGCTATAGAAGAATCACAGATTGCAGTCATAGTGTTCTCCAAAAACTATGCAGACTCTTCATGGTGTTTGAATGAACTtgtatatattatgaaatgtaGGGATGAGAGAGGACTCATCGTTATGCCCATATTCTACGATGTGGATCCTTCGGAAGTGAGGAATCAAAAAGGAAAATTTGGAGAAGCGTTTGCTAAACAAGTGGCGAAGAACATCACCAAAGCTGAATTATGGAGGAAAGCACTTGATGAAGCTACTAACATTGCTGGATGGGAACTCAAGCACATTGCAGGCGG CCATGAATCAAAAGCCATCAAACAGATTGTTGATAGAGTTCAAGAAATATTGTTTTCTTCAATATCAAATGTTGATGAAGAGCTTGTTGGAATGAGGGCTCGCTTTCAAGATTTGATGACACATCTAGAAATCGACTCAGTTGGTGTGCGTATGGTTGGGCTATGGGGGATTGGAGGTGGTGGTAAGACTACTCTTGCGTTTTCTCTTTATACTGAAATCTCTCGCCATTTTAAAGGTCATTGCTTTATTGCCAATATTCGTGAACAAAGCAAACATGGTCTAGAAACCCTGCAACAAAAACTTTTATCCACAGTTTTCAAAACACAAATAGCAGTGCAGAGTGTTGAAGAAGGAAAATGCATCATAAAGAGTATGTCATGTAATAATAAAGTGTTAGTTTTTCTTGATGATGTCGATGATCTTGACCAGCTACAAGCATTGGCTGGATCACATAATTGGTTTGGTGTTGGAAGCCGAATAATTATCACAACGAGAGATGAACATGTGTTAACAGCTCACAGGGTAGACCACATTTCCCCTGTTAAATTATTATCAGATGAAGAGGCTATCCTGCTACTTTATAAGCATGCATATAATGAAAAAAAGCCTCTAAAAGATTACGAGACACTTTCACTACGTGTGGTATCTTATGCTGCTGGGCTCCCATTAGCACTTAAAGTCTTAGGTTCCTTTCTATTCGACAAAGACAAGAATGAGTGGGTAAGTGCCTTAGCAAAGTTAAAAGATATCCCAAATCTTGAGGTCATGGATATATTAAGAATTAGTTATGATGGACTTGAAACTCTCCACAAAGAGTTATTCTTGGATATCGCATGTTTCTTCAGGTGGAAAAACATAGATGATGCAATGGAGATTCTCGACGCCTGTGGTTTTCATCCCATTATAGGGATAAAGGTATTGAGACAAAAAGCTCTTATAACAATTGATGATTATGGTAGGTTTGATATGCATGATCTGGTTCAAGAAATGGGACACTACATTGTTAGACGGGAACATCCTAACAATCCTGAAAAACATAGTAGAGTTTGGAAACATGAGGAAATCTCTAACATGTGTCTTGGGGATTCAATTTATCAG GAAAATCATAAAATTGAAGTCATAGAAACTTCTAGTTATTTTCCACGCTCTAGTACGATCATTTCAAACATGAGGAAACTAAGGTGGCTTAATATGTTGTTTGGCGGTGATGCTGAAGGGCCTAATTTTTTATCAAATGAGATGAGGTATCTTTATTGGGAAAGGTATCCAGCAACTCCATTTCCAAACAGTTTCCAAGCATCGAAGCTTGTTGTTCTAAAATTGTGGAAGAGCTTACAAAAAGAACTTTGGAATGCTAATTATAAG TGCCTACCACATTTGAAAGTGCTTGAATTCTGCTATATGAAAAACCTAGTCAGTACACCAGATTTTGATGGACTCCCGTGTCTTCAAAAGCTCACAATCAGGATGTGTGATGAGATAGAAGAGATTCACCCGTCACTTGGAAATCACAGATGCCTTCAATACATAAGTGTAAAAGATTGTGATAAGCTTAGAAGGTTTCCAACAATTTTCCACATGGAAAAACTCAAGACTTTAAAGATGAGGGATTGTGATGCTCTTGAGTTACCGGAAATCCAAGGAAACTTGAAAAGCATAGAAACGTTGTCTTTAAGTAGGTTCCCCATAGAAATTCAAGCTCGGCCTACACCTATCTTACGAATGTTAGGTCTCATCAATTTACGGATGTTGCGTGTCGATGGCTGGAGTTTGAAAGATGAAGAAATTCCCTCTGACATTA TTGTCTTGTTGAATTGCCTGAGCTCCCATCAAGTGTGGCTGTGCTACAAGCAAGCTGGTGTGAATCACTTACAACTATTGGAAATAACTGTGACACAGATTTTAAATGGTTACGCCAAGTCTCACTTATCAGAGGGGGTATTGTAA
- the LOC122606703 gene encoding TMV resistance protein N-like, with protein MLLIIKSRTLRETKLLRHMDHENENHKIEAVNCSDHLLCFGKIISNMKKLRWLSYESRGINNMKDVEGPNFLSNELRYFYWQWYSASPFLDGIPPMTLVVLKMSESWQKELWNGYKHLPHLKVLELEFMGNLLGIPDFGGLPCLKKLKLLCCSHLEEIHPSLGNHRSLENISVSTCSVLRVFPKIVRMEKLNNLEISDCNNYIELPEIQTKMGRLVNLTLEGSENEFPDSPIGECYTHLETVFYRPLKDIVQKLNFRSLRKLNLGGWGLKDGEIPSDFGELSNLEELDLSRNDFSHLDFSICHLTQLRLCLSNCKRLVELPELLSSVAILIVDFCDSLT; from the exons ATGCTTTTGATAATAAAATCGAGGACTTTACGAGAAACAAAGCTGCTTCGTCATATGGATCATGAAAAT GAAAACCACAAGATTGAAGCTGTAAATTGTTCTGATCATCTATTATGCTTTGGTAAGATTATTTCTAACATGAAGAAACTAAGGTGGCTTAGTTACGAAAGCCGTGGCATTAATAACATGAAGGATGTTGAAGGGCCTAACTTTTTGTCAAATGAGTTAAGGTACTTTTATTGGCAATGGTATTCAGCAAGTCCGTTCCTAGACGGTATCCCACCAATGACGCTTGTTGTTCTTAAAATGAGTGAAAGCTGGCAGAAAGAACTTTGGAATGGTTACAAG CATCTACCACATCTGAAAGTGCTTGAACTCGAATTTATGGGGAACCTACTCGGCATACCAGATTTTGGTGGACTTCCATGTCTTAAAAAGCTGAAACTCCTATGTTGTTCTCATTTAGAAGAGATTCACCCATCACTTGGAAATCATAGAAGCCTTGAAAACATAAGTGTATCAACGTGTTCCGTGCTTAGAGTCTTCCCAAAGATTGTCCGGATGGAGAAACTCAACAACCTTGAGATATCAGATTGCAATAATTATATTGAATTGCCAGAGATCCAAACTAAAATGGGAAGGTTGGTAAACTTGACTTTGGAAGGGTCAGAAAATGAGTTTCCGGACTCACCGATCGGAGAATGTTATACGCATCTTGAGACGGTGTTCTATCGTCCGTTGAAAGATATTGTACAAAAGTTAAATTTCAGGAGCTTACGAAAGTTGAATCTCGGTGGCTGGGGTTTGAAAGACGGAGAAATTCCTTCTGATTTTGGTGAGTTATCCAACTTAGAAGAGCTGGACCTTAGTAGGAATGATTTTTCCCACTTAGATTTCAGCATCTGCCATTTAACTCAACTCAGACTCTGTCTGTCAAACTGCAAAAGGCTTGTAGAATTGCCGGAGCTCCTATCTAGTGTAGCTATTCTGATAGTAGACTTTTGTGACTCCCTTACATAG
- the LOC122606701 gene encoding disease resistance protein Roq1-like isoform X1 produces the protein MLAQILLEIHNTHHYLSFFRLIRKAIMEGKFEELRQKFIDSRRDHLLAASPIVFELKMPVSFRGEDTRKTFVDHLYNAIAHRLIRTYKDDEELPRGDSIGSSLRMAIEESQIAVIVFSKNYADSSWCLNELVYIMKCRDERGLIVMPIFYDVDPSEVRNQKGKFGEAFAKQVAKNITKAELWRKALDEATNIAGWELKHIAGGHESKAIKQIVDRVQEILFSSISNVDEELVGMRARFQDLMTHLEIDSVGVRMVGLWGIGGGGKTTLAFSLYTEISRHFKGHCFIANIREQSKHGLETLQQKLLSTVFKTQIAVQSVEEGKCIIKSMSCNNKVLVFLDDVDDLDQLQALAGSHNWFGVGSRIIITTRDEHVLTAHRVDHISPVKLLSDEEAILLLYKHAYNEKKPLKDYETLSLRVVSYAAGLPLALKVLGSFLFDKDKNEWVSALAKLKDIPNLEVMDILRISYDGLETLHKELFLDIACFFRWKNIDDAMEILDACGFHPIIGIKVLRQKALITIDDYGRFDMHDLVQEMGHYIVRREHPNNPEKHSRVWKHEEISNMCLGDSIYQENHKIEVIETSSYFPRSSTIISNMRKLRWLNMLFGGDAEGPNFLSNEMRYLYWERYPATPFPNSFQASKLVVLKLWKSLQKELWNANYKCLPHLKVLEFCYMKNLVSTPDFDGLPCLQKLTIRMCDEIEEIHPSLGNHRCLQYISVKDCDKLRRFPTIFHMEKLKTLKMRDCDALELPEIQGNLKSIETLSLSRFPIEIQARPTPILRMLGLINLRMLRVDGWSLKDEEIPSDISELCNLEELNLSWNDFSHLGFSLSQLTRLKILKLCGCSCLVELPELPSSVAVLQASWCESLTTIGNNCDTDFKWLRQVSLIRGGIVNDAGRLLVSIIQGRGIQSHCMVLQVEGIEIPKKLLDWLVSGNTCTLQLPENWYNDFCGFIMCAVSPHYYLNVQITMKQVVGNEMGTDSQYEYVAWEKSNDDRRTFVGYVSFGLLKNTSWWDETSKTLSFLFNELKTPCSGFGFELVPKRSGMAPTEASTNSPHFKILHDSASTIEIFLSMC, from the exons ATGCTGGCTCAGATTTTACTTGAAAT ACATAACACACACCACTATTTATCATTCTTTCGCTTAATCAGAAAAGCAATTATGGAAGGAAAATTCGAGGAATTGAGGCAGAAATTCATCGACAGTAGGCGTGATCATCTGTTGGCAGCTTCACCGATTGTTTTTGAGCTAAAAATGCCAGTAAG TTTTAGAGGAGAAGACACCCGCAAAACCTTTGTAGATCATCTTTACAATGCTATCGCTCATCGTCTAATACGTACTTACAAGGATGATGAAGAACTTCCCAGGGGTGATTCCATCGGTTCATCTTTGCGTATGGCTATAGAAGAATCACAGATTGCAGTCATAGTGTTCTCCAAAAACTATGCAGACTCTTCATGGTGTTTGAATGAACTtgtatatattatgaaatgtaGGGATGAGAGAGGACTCATCGTTATGCCCATATTCTACGATGTGGATCCTTCGGAAGTGAGGAATCAAAAAGGAAAATTTGGAGAAGCGTTTGCTAAACAAGTGGCGAAGAACATCACCAAAGCTGAATTATGGAGGAAAGCACTTGATGAAGCTACTAACATTGCTGGATGGGAACTCAAGCACATTGCAGGCGG CCATGAATCAAAAGCCATCAAACAGATTGTTGATAGAGTTCAAGAAATATTGTTTTCTTCAATATCAAATGTTGATGAAGAGCTTGTTGGAATGAGGGCTCGCTTTCAAGATTTGATGACACATCTAGAAATCGACTCAGTTGGTGTGCGTATGGTTGGGCTATGGGGGATTGGAGGTGGTGGTAAGACTACTCTTGCGTTTTCTCTTTATACTGAAATCTCTCGCCATTTTAAAGGTCATTGCTTTATTGCCAATATTCGTGAACAAAGCAAACATGGTCTAGAAACCCTGCAACAAAAACTTTTATCCACAGTTTTCAAAACACAAATAGCAGTGCAGAGTGTTGAAGAAGGAAAATGCATCATAAAGAGTATGTCATGTAATAATAAAGTGTTAGTTTTTCTTGATGATGTCGATGATCTTGACCAGCTACAAGCATTGGCTGGATCACATAATTGGTTTGGTGTTGGAAGCCGAATAATTATCACAACGAGAGATGAACATGTGTTAACAGCTCACAGGGTAGACCACATTTCCCCTGTTAAATTATTATCAGATGAAGAGGCTATCCTGCTACTTTATAAGCATGCATATAATGAAAAAAAGCCTCTAAAAGATTACGAGACACTTTCACTACGTGTGGTATCTTATGCTGCTGGGCTCCCATTAGCACTTAAAGTCTTAGGTTCCTTTCTATTCGACAAAGACAAGAATGAGTGGGTAAGTGCCTTAGCAAAGTTAAAAGATATCCCAAATCTTGAGGTCATGGATATATTAAGAATTAGTTATGATGGACTTGAAACTCTCCACAAAGAGTTATTCTTGGATATCGCATGTTTCTTCAGGTGGAAAAACATAGATGATGCAATGGAGATTCTCGACGCCTGTGGTTTTCATCCCATTATAGGGATAAAGGTATTGAGACAAAAAGCTCTTATAACAATTGATGATTATGGTAGGTTTGATATGCATGATCTGGTTCAAGAAATGGGACACTACATTGTTAGACGGGAACATCCTAACAATCCTGAAAAACATAGTAGAGTTTGGAAACATGAGGAAATCTCTAACATGTGTCTTGGGGATTCAATTTATCAG GAAAATCATAAAATTGAAGTCATAGAAACTTCTAGTTATTTTCCACGCTCTAGTACGATCATTTCAAACATGAGGAAACTAAGGTGGCTTAATATGTTGTTTGGCGGTGATGCTGAAGGGCCTAATTTTTTATCAAATGAGATGAGGTATCTTTATTGGGAAAGGTATCCAGCAACTCCATTTCCAAACAGTTTCCAAGCATCGAAGCTTGTTGTTCTAAAATTGTGGAAGAGCTTACAAAAAGAACTTTGGAATGCTAATTATAAG TGCCTACCACATTTGAAAGTGCTTGAATTCTGCTATATGAAAAACCTAGTCAGTACACCAGATTTTGATGGACTCCCGTGTCTTCAAAAGCTCACAATCAGGATGTGTGATGAGATAGAAGAGATTCACCCGTCACTTGGAAATCACAGATGCCTTCAATACATAAGTGTAAAAGATTGTGATAAGCTTAGAAGGTTTCCAACAATTTTCCACATGGAAAAACTCAAGACTTTAAAGATGAGGGATTGTGATGCTCTTGAGTTACCGGAAATCCAAGGAAACTTGAAAAGCATAGAAACGTTGTCTTTAAGTAGGTTCCCCATAGAAATTCAAGCTCGGCCTACACCTATCTTACGAATGTTAGGTCTCATCAATTTACGGATGTTGCGTGTCGATGGCTGGAGTTTGAAAGATGAAGAAATTCCCTCTGACATTAGTGAGTTATGCAACTTAGAAGAGCTCAATCTTAGTTGGAATGATTTTTCACATTTAGGTTTCAGCCTATCACAACTTACTCGGCTAAAAATCCTCAAACTGTGCGGATGCAGTTGTCTTGTTGAATTGCCTGAGCTCCCATCAAGTGTGGCTGTGCTACAAGCAAGCTGGTGTGAATCACTTACAACTATTGGAAATAACTGTGACACAGATTTTAAATGGTTACGCCAAGTCTCACTTATCAGAGGGGGTATTGTAAATGATGCCGGCAGATTACTAGTATCCATAATTCAG GGAAGGGGTATTCAAAGTCACTGTATGGTTCTCCAAGTTGAAGGCATTGAGATTCCAAAGAAGTTGTTAGATTGGCTTGTTAGCGGAAATACATGTACGCTTCAACTTCCAGAGAATTGGTACAATGATTTCTGTGGATTCATAATGTGTGCTGTTTCGCCGCATTACTACCTTAACGTGCAGATAACAATGAAGCAGGTGGTGGGTAATGAGATGGGTACGGATTCTCAATATGAATATGTGGCTTGGGAGAAGAGCAATGATGATAGAAGAACATTCGTGGGATATGTTTCATTTGGTTTATTGAAAAATACCTCGTGGTGGGATGAAACTTCCAAGACTCTTTcgtttttgtttaatgaattgAAAACACCGTGTAGTGGGTTTGGATTTGAACTTGTTCCCAAGAGAAGTGGAATGGCTCCAACCGAAGCATCAACAAATTCTCCTCACTTTAAGATTTTACATGACTCGGCTTCTACTATAGAAATTTTCTTAAGTATGTGTtag